In Amphiura filiformis chromosome 1, Afil_fr2py, whole genome shotgun sequence, the following are encoded in one genomic region:
- the LOC140149253 gene encoding RNA polymerase II-associated protein 1-like, which translates to MIRRPKPGESEEDLLRLQEEFLAREVASSANVVKKGDKRKNVAGTAQQNRVEKDVVQLPGADPSSGLPMGATSDPPKKKSKFRSSRPAAGDYGVRGQRIQIELDRDEDPEVAMERHDTHITSVLSKIMEHDTSNAAVHLPRGSTQGFPTALHRGHTTGAQNGKPHKKRSLFAQQFESSTSNQFGVSTQSQSEQPIRAPVSSSIQPHSAQPMRVPDLPLTTMASSSVEENMEMRESIVASPQEPHVISGAGLLQGSLDPERARKDIQQIHQENLGRLSAMSEEEILQEQQKLRQMLDPNLLKFLQSKGPSKPTQKPTSSSTLTSKPQADSENDSMDTESSAPMATEPIPEEKMTQETSKQRVHFDDNAGGGVDDVEKEEQEPEAPPIEVKKEWVNMNKVESDKISWLKDMPKPSAKAKEGYQARFDFNGMLVARDADIPVREGLHHHGEEQEVPGYSLEELFTLSRSSVVQQRVLALQTLARVLYNCRISDIGGELMEPLVPKLLEAGVLFLFRWSLDDVNEGVITACIEGLAALLIQPGDESTSDRVFSWYRGSETTPMRPVVEDEEDESGQKIEDKEKSDPQLASQDVIKALLRMNVLERLRYILEVVRPPAPVVLNALAILIRIARHSQEATNEIMKCPRLMQTVFAEFLPLASWKSQGDVVSEAYNYPLIPALKLARVICQNGRHFAATLLIKYNLMSVVVRYASMEPVDMPMNIGEAFQLSTEAFRVWQICVSYGLACDTYRDLYPLLMQQLQVFQRLSILPLDSTHDASSKAANRLQMTRACTVLSMLEGVTHVAGSAVILQQKQTMRSDEQSQQHPRAPPPPIDWSHVSGLMSPLELCAKRWLGEMTNCSDVLEAEALSLAGSSLNFLASVYENWTRQPSYSPVDCLQHIEELVTRLLVPFMTSTSFYSVVCNLKSHSSVSHDGNSSLPIISALPDFSCHPEDQSLVYSCVRRTSSYGFAAGLLRLVTTLLKIHKGMAAKFCPIIESTYVTEYLKAVCKHPHQSSASQLVGSWARYEHHVLYYLVKLYYHVAQQSESCHQYSILYHSTALVLLTSLQSGQEHYVHDLLSTVLFHTDFLAEGRIGDPIASDLADMLTINGKEETAPSTNSSHQGLTRGELLQDAYDHLGSIRHLYMVYFGAAAQALTRSRARSLHQPHDIDTLTLPEFTGPLVPMDWIFLPLLHLYVEAQKAEMLGKTVKSFPPHILASITDTLRWVFMLETWRSKCLQMVPQAAKVARLYCIFLTGNDLFMEDAVSGFLWPILRIYTQPEYLKALDFNVPVPGVASFHDLYMSILTQYEAVSFGNRLFAHFILLPIQQQFNPSLRKAVWFDRVGVLRSLGLPLRECAIPLSNFLEPKETNPELVEIYLGCVASGSVRPSWSPIMYLVALSHLNKFLFSQDNLDKVEAVRLKLKMIRQVLALKDKVLQQQILQYQGLDLTQPLGFNLYPQLPLERLEILQAAEKR; encoded by the exons gACATGATACTCACATCACATCAGTGCTGTCAAAAATAATG GAGCATGATACCAGTAATGCTGCTGTTCATTTGCCAAGAGGGTCTACACAAGGCTTTCCAACTGCCTTACACAGAGGACATACAACAGGTGCACAG AATGGCAAACCACACAAGAAACGAAGCCTGTTTGCCCAGCAGTTTGAATCCAGTACATCAAACCAGTTTGGTGTGTCGACACAGTCTCAGTCTGAGCAACCAATTAGAGCCCCTGTTTCGTCTTCGATACAGCCTCATTCCGCTCAGCCAATGAGAGTTCCTGACTTACCCTTGACCACCATGGCAAGTTCCAGTGTGGAAGAAAACATGGAGATGAGAGAAAGCATAGTTGCATCCCCTCAAG AGCCACATGTGATAAGTGGAGCAGGTTTACTCCAAGGTTCCTTGGATCCAGAAAGAGCCAGGAAAGATATACAGCAGATACATCAGGAGAATCTGGGCAGATTGTCTGCAATGTCTGAAGAAGAGATCCTGCAGGAACAACAGAAACTGAGGCAAATGCTTG ATCCAAATCTGCTTAAGTTCTTACAATCCAAAGGACCTTCCAAACCTACCCAAAAACCCACTTCATCAAGTACACTAACTTCAAAACCACAAGCAGATTCTGAGAATGACTCCATGGATACAGAAAGCTCTGCTCCTATGGCAACAGAGCCAATTCCAGAAGAAAAGATGACACAAGAGACTTCCAAGCAAAGAGTTCATTTTGATGATAATGCAGGAGGTGGAGTAGATGATGTGGAGAAGGAAGAACAGGAACCAGAGGCGCCACCTATAGAAGTGAAGAAAGAATGGGTCAATATGAATAAG GTTGAATCAGACAAAATATCATGGCTCAAAGATATGCCCAAACCATCAGCTAAAGCAAAGGAAGGTTACCAGGCAAGGTTTGACTTCAATGGGATGCTGGTTGCCAGGGATGCTGATATACCAGTCAGAGAAGGCTTGCATCATCATGGTGAAGAACAAGAG GTGCCTGGTTATTCCTTAGAGGAACTCTTTACTTTGTCTCGTAGCTCAGTGGTACAACAAAGGGTGTTGGCATTGCAGACATTAGCAAGAGTCTTATACAAT TGCAGAATATCTGACATAGGAGGAGAGTTGATGGAGCCTCTGGTACCTAAACTATTAGAGGCAGGTGTGCTGTTCCTGTTTCGCTGGTCTCTGGATGATGTCAATGAGGGTGTTATTACAGCTTGTATAGAAGGCTTAGCTGCACTGCTGATCCAACCAGGTGATGAG AGTACCTCTGATAGAGTGTTCAGCTGGTACAGAGGATCAGAGACCACACCCATGAGACCAGTTGTTGAAGATGAGGAGGATGAGAGTGGACAGAAGATTGAGGATAAAGAGAAATCAGATCCTCAGTTGGCATCACAGGATGTTATCAAG gcattattgagGATGAATGTTTTGGAGAGGTTAAGGTATATCTTGGAAGTTGTACGCCCTCCTGCTCCTGTGGTTCTCAATGCATTAGCAATATTGATTAGAATAGCTAGGCACTCTCAGGAAGCAACTAATGAGATCATGAAGTGTCCTCGCCTCATGCAAACTGTGTTTGCTGAATTCCTGCCATTAGCTTCTTGGAAATCACAAG GTGATGTTGTGAGTGAAGCTTACAACTACCCATTAATTCCTGCTTTGAAACTTGCTAGAGTTATTTGCCAGAATGGAAGGCACTTTGCTGCTACATTG CTCATCAAGTATAATCTGATGTCAGTGGTTGTACGTTATGCCTCCATGGAACCAGTGGATATGCCTATGAATATAGGTGAGGCATTTCAACTTAGTACAGAGGCATTTAGAGTGTGGCAAATCTGTGTTTCATATGGATTAGCATGTGATACATATAG GGATCTCTATCCTCTGTTGATGCAGCAACTCCAGGTCTTCCAACGACTGAGCATCCTCCCACTGGACTCCACACATGATGCATCTTCAAAGGCAGCAAACAGATTACAGATGACTAGGGCGTGTACTGTGCTGTCTATGCTAGAGGGAGTTACACATGTTGCTGGATCAGctgtaatattacaacaaaaacaaaccatGAG ATCTGATGAACAAAGTCAGCAACATCCAAGAGCTCCTCCTCCTCCAATAGACTGGAGTCATGTGTCAGGCTTGATGTCTCCATTAGAGCTATGTGCTAAGAGGTGGTTGGGAGAAATGACCAACTGTTCTGACGTTCTTGAAGCAGAGGCTCTATCATTAGCTGGGAGTAGTCTTAACTTCTTAGCATCTGTGTATGAGAATTGGACAAGACAG CCTTCATACAGCCCAGTAGATTGTTTACAACACATTGAGGAGCTAGTCACTCGGCTATTAGTGCCCTTTATGACTTCTACCAGCTTTTACTCTGTAGTATGTAATCTCAA ATCCCATTCATCAGTGAGCCATGATGGGAACTCATCATTACCGATTATATCAGCATTGCCTGATTTCAGCTGTCATCCTGAGGACCAATCCCTTGTATATTCATGTGTAAGACGGACATCTAGCTATGGGTTTGCAGCAGGGTTACTGAGGCTTGTTACCACACTACTAAAGATACATAAAGGCATGGCAGCTAAG TTTTGTCCAATCATTGAGAGTACATATGTAACAGAATATTTGAAAGCTGTATGTAAGCACCCCCATCAGTCATCAGCATCACAGCTAGTAGGATCATGGGCAAGATATGAACACCATGTATTGTATTATCTAGTCAAGCTGTATTATCATGTG GCTCAACAGAGTGAGAGTTGTCATCAGTATAGCATCTTATATCACAGTACTGCGTTAGTATTACTCACATCTCTTCAGTCAGGGCAAGAACATTATGTTCACGATCTTCTCTCAACTGTGCTCTTTCACACAGACTTTTTAGC AGAAGGTCGGATTGGAGACCCCATTGCCTCTGATCTTGCTGACATGCTGACGATAAATGGCAAAGAGGAAACAGCACCCTCTACCAATTCATCTCATCAGGGGCTAACCAGAGGGGAGTTGCTGCAAGATGCCTATGATCATCTTGGCAGTATAAGACATCTGTATATGGTGTACTTTGGGGCTGCAGCACAAGCACTAACAAGATCAAG AGCCAGGTCATTGCATCAACCCCATGACATTGACACATTAACATTACCAGAATTCACTGGTCCTTTGGTGCCTATGGACTGGATATTTTTACCGCTGTTACACCTCTATGTAGAAGCACAGAAAGC TGAGATGCTGGGTAAAACAGTGAAGTCTTTCCCACCACACATCTTGGCATCAATAACTGACACACTACGCTGGGTCTTTATGTTAGAAACCTGGAGATCTAAATGTCTGCAAATGGTGCCTCAAGCTGCCAAGGTAGCCAGGCTATACTGTATCTTTCTCACTG GTAATGACTTGTTTATGGAGGATGCTGTTAGTGGATTCTTATGGCCCATATTGAGGATATACACGCAGCCAGAATACCTAAAAGCATTGGATTTTAATGTACCTGTCCCTGGTGTAGCATCCTTCCATGATTT GTACATGTCGATATTAACCCAGTATGAAGCAGTGTCATTTGGTAATCGCCTGTTTGCACACTTCATCCTACTTCCAATACAACAACAATTCAATCCATCATTGAGGAAAGCTGTTTGGTTTGATAGAGTTGGTGTACTCAGGTCATTAGGGCTACCACTAAGAGAg TGTGCCATTCCACTTAGCAATTTCTTAGAACCTAAAGAAACAAACCCAGAGCTTGTTGAGATCTACCTAGGCTGTGTCGCATCAGGATCAGTACGTCCTTCATGGTCACCCATCATGTACCTGGTAGCCCTATCACATCTGAACAAATTTTTGTTTAGCCAAGATAATTTGGATAAAGTAGAAGCAGTCAGGCTGAAGCTGAAGATGATTCGACAAGTATTAGCACTAAAAGATAAG GTGTTACAACAACAGATTTTGCAATATCAAGGACTAGACCTCACACAGCCATTAGGATTTAACCTCTATCCACAATTACCATTAGAAAGATTAGAAATACTACAAGCTGCAGAGAAGAGGTAG